Proteins encoded in a region of the Candidatus Cloacimonadota bacterium genome:
- a CDS encoding T9SS type A sorting domain-containing protein, whose protein sequence is MKKTLTGILFLIILFNFLEARPVVMLTGYWSPTSEMIYRFSPDPILNPDGWIGENWEHRGYDVYAFFPAFDVYTREFEVDYQATWNDFWARTEEFHPEIIISFGAGDGPWEIETRAINRDEWEPDEIPPYYPTPNPPDSTMEADGARYATLPLEYIRDAVSEQTNLYTWIDYNDDPGDFLCNFIAYLGMWYQNMHAPEDDEYYCRAAGFIHVDDLIDIDEATLAAEVTLRSTLIYFANLTELQGSVIAGAPLENCLVTLTDEDGNVYETTPDENGDFLIEDILFGTYSVTAIAGRYYYYQDEFVLDSHDDFLLIEMEEYTLTDPLTYCQGANELISEDIGAFILSAAYFPTEMLSPYQDYHLNSILFTAPENSDDCTDFVFFYRGNPMENNLSLIQTVYPPDYQQEELVEAWLNDIYFLSEEDLQAGLTIAYGLNSPNNNIGYSDNTVSNPNGNLIRVGQTWYHADEEFDIQGNWDLRLGFYGVTAIDSSEEIISTNDIKLANFPNPFTVSTTISFDVTQYSDFVTLDIYNIKGQKVATLYPSLCHSELVQGRGEIIWNASKFSSGIYFYRLTTGQDSFTKKMILKK, encoded by the coding sequence ATGAAGAAAACATTAACCGGAATTTTATTTCTAATCATTTTATTTAATTTTTTAGAAGCCAGACCGGTGGTCATGCTGACCGGATATTGGTCTCCTACCAGCGAAATGATCTATCGTTTCAGTCCTGATCCGATCTTGAATCCGGATGGCTGGATCGGGGAAAACTGGGAACACAGAGGTTACGATGTTTATGCCTTTTTCCCTGCCTTCGATGTTTATACTCGTGAATTCGAAGTAGATTACCAGGCAACCTGGAACGATTTCTGGGCAAGAACAGAAGAATTTCATCCGGAAATTATTATCAGTTTCGGAGCAGGAGACGGACCCTGGGAAATCGAAACCAGAGCAATAAACAGAGATGAATGGGAACCGGATGAAATCCCCCCGTATTATCCAACTCCAAATCCACCGGACAGTACTATGGAAGCGGATGGTGCCAGGTATGCAACTTTACCGCTTGAATATATTAGAGATGCTGTCTCCGAGCAAACAAATCTTTATACCTGGATTGATTATAATGACGATCCCGGGGATTTTCTGTGCAATTTTATTGCCTATTTGGGAATGTGGTATCAGAATATGCATGCTCCGGAAGATGATGAATACTATTGCCGTGCTGCCGGATTTATTCATGTGGATGATTTGATAGATATTGATGAAGCAACTCTGGCAGCGGAAGTTACTTTGCGTTCAACTTTGATATATTTTGCTAATTTGACGGAACTGCAAGGAAGCGTGATTGCCGGTGCACCTCTGGAAAACTGTCTTGTAACTCTTACGGATGAAGATGGTAATGTCTATGAAACAACTCCTGATGAGAACGGTGATTTCCTTATTGAAGATATATTATTTGGAACTTATTCCGTTACTGCTATTGCAGGAAGATATTATTATTACCAGGATGAATTTGTGTTGGATTCTCATGATGATTTCCTGCTGATAGAAATGGAGGAATATACTCTGACCGATCCGTTAACATATTGTCAGGGAGCCAATGAATTGATCAGTGAGGATATAGGTGCCTTTATCTTATCAGCTGCATATTTTCCAACAGAAATGTTGTCTCCATACCAGGATTATCATTTGAATTCAATTCTGTTTACTGCACCGGAAAACTCAGATGATTGTACAGATTTCGTGTTTTTCTATAGAGGTAATCCCATGGAAAATAATTTGAGTTTGATCCAGACAGTTTATCCTCCCGATTATCAGCAGGAAGAATTGGTCGAAGCCTGGTTGAATGATATTTATTTTCTTTCGGAAGAAGATTTACAGGCTGGTCTAACTATTGCATATGGATTGAATAGTCCGAATAATAATATCGGTTATTCGGATAATACCGTTTCCAATCCGAACGGTAATTTGATCAGAGTTGGTCAGACCTGGTATCATGCGGATGAAGAATTTGATATTCAGGGAAATTGGGATCTGCGGCTGGGATTCTACGGAGTGACAGCAATAGACTCTTCCGAAGAGATAATAAGTACTAATGATATTAAATTAGCGAACTTTCCCAATCCATTCACAGTATCTACTACTATTTCATTCGATGTAACACAATATTCTGATTTTGTGACTTTAGACATCTACAATATAAAGGGACAAAAAGTAGCGACACTTTACCCGAGCTTGTGTCATTCTGAGCTTGTCCAAGGACGAGGGGAAATAATTTGGAATGCATCAAAGTTCTCATCAGGAATTTACTTTTATCGTCTGACTACCGGACAAGATTCATTTACAAAGAAGATGATATTGAAGAAATAG